A stretch of Caballeronia sp. SL2Y3 DNA encodes these proteins:
- a CDS encoding type VI secretion system Vgr family protein produces MPSTERHVRLNCAALGGDAVFLRMSASEALGRLSRYEIAFLSTRNDIDPGKVLGQDLTVTLDYPAGGSREFNGIVTTLRLLIPGDSTKNRMARYEAIVHPRMWLLTRAAHRRFYHQRTVPQIVSKVLESYDVDFRNACTASYPPLDHCVQHRETDFDFVSRLMEREGIHYFFEHEGGKHTLVLADSGAEHRPIAHYGTVPFQAWDTPRQDEECVYRWVSGATLETGRYEVNDYDFEKASVSNSEGLVARATRGAPYDPPRYLMQEHLTGHLSAGDGERLARVNVEIHQTQNDSIEGRSTARGIAAGGLFRLRDHPAGAQNRQYLVIENHAEIVSDAYVSSDDPSRPLFDCRFRAIRGDTTFRSPRVTPAPRVAGPQTAVVIGPPGEEILTDQYGRVKVRFHWEQLTQTDGANPLDRCWVRVAQGWANRRWGAMFLPRIGQEVLVDFVEGDPDRPVITGAAYNSTNMPPYELPAQSAVSTVKSQSTQGGNGYNEVRFDDRKGSEQMFFHAERDHETWIKNDALMNVSGERHVSIGGDEFRATRGARNDSVTGRSTSRVLGGVSAASMTTHDQFVGEAYSLEAGAAVRIKAGAAVEIEASATIALRAGASYILIGPETIEMSSFPIPVGPGVPPVPLAIPPAPPAPPRDADDGASKGRK; encoded by the coding sequence ATGCCTTCGACTGAACGCCATGTGCGCCTGAATTGCGCGGCGCTCGGCGGCGATGCCGTGTTCCTGCGCATGTCCGCCAGCGAGGCGCTCGGGCGTCTGAGCCGGTACGAGATCGCTTTTCTTTCGACGCGCAACGACATCGATCCGGGCAAGGTGCTCGGGCAGGACCTCACGGTGACGCTCGACTATCCGGCCGGCGGTTCGCGCGAGTTCAACGGCATCGTGACGACGCTGCGTCTGCTGATTCCCGGCGACAGCACCAAAAACCGCATGGCGCGCTACGAAGCGATCGTGCATCCGCGCATGTGGCTGCTCACGCGCGCCGCGCACCGGCGCTTCTACCATCAGCGCACGGTGCCGCAGATCGTGTCGAAGGTGCTCGAATCGTACGACGTCGATTTTCGCAACGCGTGCACGGCGAGCTATCCGCCGCTCGATCATTGCGTGCAGCACCGCGAAACGGATTTCGATTTCGTCAGCCGCCTGATGGAGCGCGAAGGCATTCACTACTTCTTCGAGCACGAAGGCGGCAAGCACACGCTCGTGCTCGCGGACTCCGGCGCCGAACACCGGCCTATCGCGCATTACGGCACGGTGCCGTTTCAGGCATGGGACACGCCGCGGCAGGACGAGGAGTGCGTGTATCGCTGGGTATCGGGCGCGACGCTGGAAACGGGGCGCTACGAAGTCAACGATTACGACTTCGAGAAAGCCTCCGTCAGCAACAGCGAGGGGCTCGTCGCCCGGGCCACGCGCGGCGCGCCCTATGACCCGCCGCGCTATCTGATGCAGGAACATCTGACCGGGCATCTGTCGGCGGGCGACGGCGAGCGGCTTGCGCGTGTGAACGTCGAGATCCATCAGACGCAGAACGATTCGATCGAAGGGCGCAGCACGGCGCGCGGCATCGCGGCCGGCGGCCTGTTCCGTCTTCGAGATCATCCGGCCGGCGCGCAGAACCGTCAGTATCTGGTGATCGAGAACCACGCGGAGATCGTGTCGGATGCCTATGTATCTTCGGACGATCCGAGCCGGCCGCTTTTCGATTGCCGATTCCGGGCGATCCGCGGCGACACCACGTTCCGCTCGCCGCGCGTGACGCCCGCGCCGCGCGTCGCCGGACCGCAGACCGCCGTGGTGATCGGGCCGCCGGGAGAGGAGATTCTCACGGATCAATACGGCCGCGTGAAGGTGCGGTTCCACTGGGAACAACTGACGCAGACCGACGGTGCAAACCCGCTCGACCGCTGCTGGGTGCGCGTCGCGCAAGGCTGGGCCAACCGGCGCTGGGGCGCGATGTTCCTGCCGCGCATCGGGCAGGAAGTGCTCGTCGATTTCGTCGAAGGCGACCCGGACAGGCCGGTGATCACGGGCGCGGCTTACAACTCGACCAACATGCCGCCGTATGAGCTGCCCGCGCAAAGCGCGGTTTCCACCGTGAAAAGCCAGTCGACCCAAGGCGGCAACGGCTACAACGAAGTCCGTTTCGACGATCGCAAGGGCAGCGAGCAGATGTTCTTTCACGCCGAGCGCGATCACGAAACCTGGATCAAGAACGACGCCCTGATGAACGTGTCGGGCGAGCGCCACGTGAGCATCGGTGGCGACGAGTTCCGCGCGACGCGCGGCGCGCGCAACGATTCCGTCACGGGGCGGAGCACGTCGCGCGTGCTCGGCGGCGTGTCGGCGGCGAGCATGACGACGCACGACCAGTTCGTCGGCGAGGCGTATTCGCTGGAGGCGGGCGCGGCGGTGCGCATCAAGGCGGGTGCGGCGGTGGAAATCGAGGCGAGCGCGACCATCGCATTGCGCGCCGGCGCGTCGTACATCCTCATCGGTCCCGAGACGATCGAGATGTCGAGCTTTCCGATTCCGGTCGGCCCGGGCGTGCCGCCGGTGCCGCTCGCCATTCCGCCCGCGCCGCCGGCGCCGCCGCGCGATGCCGACGATGGCGCCAGCAAGGGCCGCAAATAG
- the tssK gene encoding type VI secretion system baseplate subunit TssK: protein MYWNNKVIWSEGMFLQPQHLQQHDRHVEALLEGRAGALRPYAWGFTKLEIDEALLKLGKLALRSAAGVLPDGTPFRLPADDDLPEPLEIPENAANVTVMLALPVRRPGSPESGGGEHADNLARYRAGDVEVHDSNDADALPTLLQVGKLRLRLALSPDVAHAHACAGVAHVIERKSDGRVVLDDGYCAPCLDYRVAGKLARFATELAGLLQQRGEALAGRLAQPDGAGMAEIADFLLLQIVNRAQPLVAHFNALSGLHPEALYRVCIGLAGELATFSQAGRRPPEFPAYRHERLKESFEPVIAALRLALSRVADPQVVSIALEERRYGLRVALVNDRALFTGATFVLAARAQVPTDTLLSGFGSQVKIGSIEKIRDLVNLQLPGIALRALAVAPRQLPFHAGYSYFELDDKNEAWATLASSAGMALHVAGEFPGLAMELWAIRH, encoded by the coding sequence ATGTACTGGAACAACAAGGTCATCTGGTCGGAGGGCATGTTCCTCCAGCCGCAGCATCTGCAGCAGCACGACCGTCACGTCGAGGCGCTGCTCGAAGGCCGCGCGGGCGCGCTGCGTCCCTATGCGTGGGGCTTCACGAAACTCGAGATCGACGAGGCGCTGCTCAAGCTCGGCAAGCTCGCGCTCCGATCCGCAGCCGGCGTGCTGCCGGACGGCACGCCCTTTCGCCTGCCCGCCGACGACGACCTGCCCGAGCCGCTCGAGATTCCCGAGAACGCGGCGAACGTGACGGTCATGCTCGCCTTGCCGGTGCGACGGCCCGGCTCGCCGGAATCCGGCGGCGGCGAGCACGCGGACAACCTCGCGCGTTATCGCGCAGGCGATGTCGAAGTTCACGACAGCAACGACGCCGATGCGCTCCCCACGTTGCTGCAGGTTGGCAAGCTGCGTCTGCGCCTCGCGCTCTCGCCCGACGTCGCGCATGCCCATGCGTGCGCCGGGGTCGCCCATGTGATCGAACGCAAGAGCGACGGCCGTGTGGTGCTCGACGACGGATACTGCGCGCCGTGTCTCGACTATCGCGTGGCCGGCAAGCTCGCGCGCTTTGCGACGGAGCTGGCCGGCCTCTTGCAACAGCGCGGCGAAGCGCTTGCGGGGCGGCTCGCGCAGCCCGATGGCGCGGGCATGGCCGAGATCGCCGATTTCCTGCTGCTGCAGATCGTCAACCGGGCGCAGCCGCTGGTCGCGCATTTCAACGCGCTGAGCGGGCTGCATCCCGAGGCGCTTTATCGGGTGTGCATCGGCCTCGCGGGGGAGCTTGCCACGTTCAGTCAGGCGGGCCGCAGGCCGCCGGAATTTCCCGCGTACCGGCACGAACGGCTGAAGGAGAGCTTCGAGCCGGTGATCGCCGCGCTGCGGCTCGCCTTGTCGCGCGTGGCCGATCCGCAGGTCGTGTCCATTGCGCTGGAAGAGCGCCGCTACGGCCTGCGCGTCGCGCTGGTCAACGATCGCGCGCTCTTCACCGGGGCGACTTTCGTGCTGGCGGCGCGCGCTCAGGTGCCGACCGACACGCTGCTGTCCGGGTTCGGCAGCCAGGTGAAGATCGGCAGTATCGAAAAGATCCGCGACCTCGTGAATCTGCAATTGCCCGGCATTGCGCTGCGGGCGCTGGCGGTCGCGCCGCGCCAGTTGCCGTTCCACGCCGGCTACAGCTACTTCGAACTCGACGACAAGAACGAAGCATGGGCGACGCTGGCGTCTTCCGCCGGCATGGCGCTGCACGTCGCGGGGGAATTTCCCGGCCTCGCGATGGAACTCTGGGCAATCCGGCACTGA
- the tssL gene encoding type VI secretion system protein TssL, long form, which yields MSNDTHPPLDDAVFLDAAQTIRLPTPGRKREPATNTGAPPATTEAPLAPLDASIAGRNPLLRAASPLLELALPLRRLASHPDLEALRAQLIQMVRRFEADGRSFGVPDAQLGPARYCLCTFIDEAIAATPWGAGVWGRRSLLVTFHNEASGGERLFVILQRLAQTPAVEIDTLELIYVMLALGFDGRYRLIEGGKRQLDEIRARLEQMIRAQRGAVERALSPHWRPADRERKRLLGFLPLWVALALAAAVLMTAGLVLGLRINAFSDPVFAAMRTIRVAPAPVLADKTKAAPKLAAALSSFLAPEIAQELVTVGESADRTTVTLNNTAQGVQIFASGSADLDAHFAPLVQRIGEALRDKPGNVVVIGHTDNQRIVSARFPSNVALSQARADTVRAMLAAKLPDPARVSAEGRGDTEPAASNDTAAGRARNRRVSIDILSPGAAP from the coding sequence ATGTCCAACGACACCCACCCGCCGCTCGACGATGCGGTGTTTCTCGACGCGGCCCAGACCATCCGGCTGCCGACGCCCGGCCGCAAGCGCGAGCCCGCGACGAACACCGGCGCGCCGCCCGCGACGACGGAAGCGCCGCTCGCGCCGCTCGACGCCTCGATCGCGGGGCGCAATCCGCTCCTGCGCGCGGCCAGTCCGCTGCTCGAACTCGCGCTGCCGCTACGCCGGCTCGCGAGCCACCCCGATCTCGAAGCCCTGCGCGCACAGCTTATCCAGATGGTGCGCAGGTTCGAAGCCGATGGCCGCTCGTTCGGCGTGCCCGATGCGCAGCTCGGACCGGCCCGCTATTGCCTGTGCACGTTCATCGACGAAGCCATTGCCGCCACGCCGTGGGGCGCGGGCGTCTGGGGCCGCCGCAGTCTGCTCGTGACGTTTCACAACGAGGCATCGGGCGGCGAGCGGCTCTTCGTCATCCTGCAACGGCTGGCGCAAACCCCGGCGGTGGAGATCGACACGCTCGAACTCATCTACGTGATGCTCGCGCTCGGCTTCGACGGGCGCTATCGCCTGATCGAAGGCGGCAAGCGTCAGCTCGACGAGATTCGCGCCCGCCTCGAACAGATGATCCGCGCGCAGCGCGGCGCGGTGGAACGGGCGTTGTCGCCGCACTGGCGGCCCGCCGACCGCGAACGCAAACGGCTGCTCGGCTTCCTGCCGCTGTGGGTCGCGCTCGCGCTCGCGGCCGCCGTGCTGATGACGGCGGGCCTCGTGCTCGGCCTGCGCATCAACGCATTCTCGGACCCGGTGTTCGCCGCGATGCGCACAATCCGGGTCGCGCCCGCGCCGGTGCTCGCCGACAAGACGAAGGCCGCACCCAAGCTGGCCGCCGCGCTGAGCAGCTTCCTCGCGCCGGAGATCGCGCAGGAGCTGGTGACGGTCGGCGAGTCGGCGGACCGCACGACCGTCACGCTCAACAATACGGCGCAAGGCGTGCAGATTTTCGCGTCGGGCAGCGCCGATCTCGATGCGCATTTCGCCCCGCTCGTGCAGCGCATCGGCGAAGCCTTGCGTGACAAGCCGGGCAATGTCGTCGTGATCGGGCATACGGACAACCAGCGCATCGTGTCGGCGCGCTTTCCGTCGAACGTGGCGCTGTCGCAGGCACGCGCGGACACGGTGCGCGCGATGCTCGCCGCCAAGCTGCCCGATCCCGCCCGGGTCAGCGCCGAGGGACGCGGCGACACGGAGCCGGCCGCATCGAACGATACGGCCGCCGGGCGCGCGCGCAATCGCCGCGTGAGCATCGACATTCTTTCGCCGGGAGCCGCACCATGA
- the tagH gene encoding type VI secretion system-associated FHA domain protein TagH, translating to MTLTLTVRGGEGDERAAPHTMAIDETATIGRAPECTLVLGDAQRGISRIQACIERRGDTYVLVDAGSNPTLLNDEALGAGREAVLSNDDRIAIGAYTLVVSVDTVFAVGQTLMTQPAPSAPVPSASLPATPEFEAPPPAPLIPDDWNAPHDRTAPHAGPGDDDAPFTPDPLAATPLLREPGNFGGDASQALMDALSGADPLRDAGAPRAPRVEAAVCSLEHVSPERVMSALPAVQPPHELRDAPPSAWNGDEAHDEAHDEADDAAHDEADDAADTPQNEAALLDALLDGLGVERADVAHIAAPDLARLIGSMLRTATQGAMSVLRSRAMTKRETRMAMTMIEERDNNPLKFFPDADRALTQMLGARGRGYLAPDEAMRAAFHDIQTHELALIAGMRAALDDAMARIEPAAIERSLDAPGRFHAIVGNRKARLWQRYVKTWERVSRDTGDDFQQRFGEPFGRAYQAQLDALQFSKD from the coding sequence ATGACACTGACGCTGACAGTACGGGGCGGCGAAGGCGACGAGCGCGCCGCGCCGCATACGATGGCAATCGACGAGACCGCCACCATCGGGCGCGCGCCGGAGTGCACGCTGGTGCTGGGAGATGCGCAGCGCGGCATCTCGCGCATTCAGGCGTGCATCGAACGCCGCGGCGATACCTACGTTCTGGTCGATGCCGGCAGCAATCCGACGCTCTTGAACGACGAAGCGCTCGGGGCCGGGCGCGAAGCGGTCCTGTCGAACGATGACCGTATCGCGATCGGGGCTTATACGCTGGTCGTGTCGGTGGACACGGTGTTCGCCGTCGGCCAGACGCTGATGACGCAGCCCGCGCCGTCCGCGCCTGTTCCGTCCGCGAGCTTGCCGGCCACGCCGGAATTCGAGGCGCCGCCGCCCGCGCCGCTCATTCCCGACGACTGGAACGCGCCGCACGACCGCACCGCGCCTCACGCCGGGCCGGGCGACGACGATGCCCCATTCACTCCCGACCCGCTTGCCGCGACGCCGCTCTTGCGCGAACCCGGCAACTTCGGCGGCGATGCGAGTCAGGCCCTGATGGATGCGCTGAGCGGTGCCGATCCTCTACGCGACGCAGGCGCGCCGCGCGCACCTCGGGTTGAGGCGGCGGTGTGCAGTCTGGAGCACGTCTCGCCGGAGCGCGTCATGTCGGCGTTGCCCGCTGTGCAACCGCCGCACGAGTTGCGCGATGCGCCACCATCTGCATGGAACGGCGACGAAGCCCACGACGAAGCCCACGACGAAGCGGACGACGCAGCGCACGACGAAGCGGACGACGCAGCGGACACGCCGCAGAACGAAGCGGCGCTGCTCGATGCGTTGCTCGACGGCCTCGGCGTCGAACGTGCCGACGTCGCGCACATCGCCGCGCCGGACCTCGCGCGCCTGATCGGATCGATGCTGCGCACGGCCACGCAGGGCGCGATGTCCGTCCTTCGTTCGCGGGCGATGACCAAGCGCGAAACCCGCATGGCCATGACGATGATCGAGGAGCGCGACAACAATCCGCTCAAGTTCTTTCCGGACGCCGATCGCGCGTTGACGCAGATGCTCGGCGCGCGGGGCCGTGGCTACCTTGCGCCCGACGAAGCCATGCGCGCCGCGTTCCACGACATCCAGACGCACGAACTGGCCCTCATCGCCGGCATGCGCGCCGCGCTCGACGACGCCATGGCGCGCATCGAACCTGCCGCCATCGAACGCTCGCTCGATGCGCCGGGCCGGTTCCACGCCATCGTCGGCAATCGCAAGGCGCGGCTGTGGCAGCGCTACGTCAAGACCTGGGAACGCGTGTCGCGCGACACCGGCGACGACTTTCAGCAGCGCTTCGGCGAGCCGTTCGGCCGTGCGTATCAGGCGCAGCTCGATGCGCTGCAATTCTCGAAAGACTGA